Proteins encoded by one window of Candidatus Zixiibacteriota bacterium:
- a CDS encoding S8 family serine peptidase — protein MKPQQFHRLSTSLLLLFALFLTAASLHAKDNSLKRRVVALPTDQSDVFDAESDKIVFKIREGLGQPVLNQGRFDRTGTAWNSLNALLASSDRAAGVSPRFQMDKSALDRMRQEGSRRAGISLPDLTLYYEIDIPASASPQERLALLKQIRGLDIVEVAYFAPRPEVASIEVTSSLTPAWESGQYYLQAAPTGIDAYYGWGLPGGHGENVKVIDIEGNWIQTHEDLHGGTDDFHIAGALIDDPGWWNHGTAVLGEIASDSNDFGMTGIAYNVDLGTVSIGSMTTANAITTATANCVEGDIILIELHAPGPHYDFQVRSDQRGYVAMEYWQENFDAILTASALGRIVVEAGGNGAENYDDTSIYDSLFYPDYRFSGAIMVAASDENHVPASFTNYGIRLDVHAFGTWNVFTLGYGDLYGTTPDDYYTAEFAGTSSASPIIVGACAVLQGINKAAHTTTLDHNGMRALLTSYSTPQALSSKNIGPLPDLRGSSDAVFGVSFTSSVTSGWAPLGVDFFGSSGLAVDSWSWNFGDGGTAAVQNPAHTYNTAGIFDVTLEVMSGGEPHTMTKLDYMIVLADTMKAGTDGAAPGEQVEIVITANNTVPVHYFKIPVEFPGDLAVTFDSFSTVGCRTEYFEQQDYLHYDVWFGKRFTLRLIASNVGTSPDLAPGTGDILKLYWTIPAAAVEGQTATVRLGGYEAYLPEYQSDILDYTVPTESGEISVVLTCCQLRGDIDHNGVLDPLDVTYFVNWMWKGGPDVPCPEECDNNGDGEIDPLDLTYLVNYIWKAGPAPEVCP, from the coding sequence ATGAAGCCACAGCAATTTCACCGACTGAGTACCTCACTGTTATTGTTGTTTGCTCTATTTTTGACTGCCGCAAGCCTTCACGCAAAGGACAATTCGCTCAAAAGACGCGTTGTCGCTCTGCCGACGGATCAGTCCGATGTTTTCGACGCGGAAAGCGACAAAATCGTTTTCAAAATCCGAGAGGGACTTGGCCAGCCGGTCTTAAACCAAGGACGCTTCGACCGAACCGGCACGGCTTGGAACAGCTTGAACGCGTTACTGGCCTCATCCGACCGCGCTGCCGGCGTGTCGCCACGCTTCCAGATGGACAAGTCTGCTCTTGACAGGATGCGCCAAGAAGGTTCTCGCCGGGCCGGAATCAGCCTTCCTGACCTGACGCTGTATTATGAAATTGATATCCCGGCATCGGCATCGCCTCAGGAACGCCTGGCATTGCTTAAACAGATTCGCGGCTTGGACATTGTTGAAGTAGCCTATTTTGCACCCAGACCGGAGGTCGCCAGCATAGAGGTAACATCGTCTTTGACTCCGGCCTGGGAATCGGGACAGTATTATCTGCAGGCGGCTCCTACCGGTATCGATGCCTACTATGGGTGGGGACTTCCCGGCGGTCATGGCGAGAATGTCAAAGTCATCGACATCGAGGGAAACTGGATTCAGACGCATGAGGATTTGCACGGCGGAACGGATGACTTTCATATCGCGGGTGCCTTAATAGATGACCCAGGATGGTGGAACCACGGCACGGCCGTTCTGGGAGAAATCGCCTCCGACTCAAACGATTTTGGCATGACCGGCATAGCCTACAATGTTGACCTCGGCACTGTTTCCATTGGCTCAATGACCACAGCCAACGCGATAACCACAGCTACGGCCAATTGTGTGGAAGGCGACATTATTCTCATCGAGCTGCACGCCCCCGGGCCACACTATGATTTCCAGGTTCGTTCCGACCAGCGCGGGTATGTTGCAATGGAATACTGGCAGGAGAATTTCGACGCCATCCTGACCGCGTCCGCTCTCGGCCGGATAGTTGTCGAAGCCGGAGGAAACGGAGCGGAAAACTATGACGACACTTCAATCTACGACAGCCTTTTTTATCCCGACTATCGGTTTTCCGGCGCCATTATGGTAGCCGCCTCCGATGAAAACCACGTGCCGGCGTCTTTCACGAACTATGGAATACGTCTCGATGTACACGCGTTCGGAACCTGGAACGTATTCACCCTCGGCTACGGTGACCTGTACGGAACCACACCGGATGACTACTATACCGCCGAGTTCGCCGGCACCTCCAGCGCGTCGCCCATAATCGTGGGCGCATGCGCCGTGCTGCAGGGAATAAACAAGGCGGCTCACACAACGACTCTCGATCACAACGGAATGCGTGCCCTCCTGACATCGTACTCCACCCCGCAGGCTTTAAGTTCTAAAAACATCGGACCGCTTCCGGATCTAAGGGGATCAAGTGATGCGGTCTTCGGCGTGTCTTTTACCTCCAGCGTGACCAGCGGCTGGGCTCCCCTTGGTGTCGACTTTTTCGGCTCCTCGGGACTTGCGGTTGATAGTTGGTCATGGAACTTCGGCGATGGTGGCACCGCCGCAGTACAAAATCCAGCCCACACCTATAACACCGCTGGCATTTTTGATGTCACGCTCGAGGTCATGTCGGGCGGCGAGCCGCACACCATGACCAAGCTGGATTATATGATCGTCCTGGCCGACACCATGAAAGCAGGCACAGACGGCGCGGCGCCCGGTGAGCAGGTGGAGATCGTCATCACCGCCAACAACACCGTACCCGTTCATTACTTCAAGATTCCGGTGGAGTTCCCCGGAGATCTGGCCGTTACTTTCGACTCCTTCTCCACTGTCGGTTGTCGCACGGAATATTTTGAACAGCAGGATTATCTGCACTATGACGTATGGTTCGGCAAGCGTTTCACGCTCAGGCTCATTGCCTCCAACGTAGGGACATCCCCGGATCTGGCCCCGGGTACGGGAGACATCCTGAAATTGTACTGGACCATCCCCGCGGCCGCCGTGGAAGGCCAAACGGCCACAGTGCGACTCGGTGGCTATGAAGCCTATCTGCCGGAGTATCAGTCCGATATTCTGGACTATACGGTACCCACCGAAAGCGGCGAAATATCGGTCGTATTGACGTGCTGCCAGCTACGCGGCGACATCGACCACAACGGTGTTCTGGATCCGCTGGACGTGACGTATTTCGTAAACTGGATGTGGAAGGGCGGCCCGGACGTTCCGTGTCCCGAGGAATGTGATAACAACGGCGACGGGGAAATTGATCCGCTCGATCTTACATATCTGGTCAATTACATATGGAAGGCGGGACCGGCCCCGGAAGTCTGCCCTTAG
- a CDS encoding pitrilysin family protein, with protein sequence MKTIYSTLLAVGLLSLFAGCPIGAQNVEGLKYPPLNQLTVPEVQKVTLDNGMQLYLLQDKSLPVFNVSARINCGEYLEPADKVGLANICGMVMRTGGTAKWTGDQIDEMLEGIGGRVETGIDVTSAGASINVLSEYTDLALEVLAEILRRPVFNEDKIDLAKMQHRTGIARRNDEISTVARREFLKLIYGADSPYARHTEYATINTITRDDLVAFHDRYFKPENVQLAVWGDIDADTMIEQIKKYFGDWQRGSEPVPPPPAVNYEYRSKVFYAEKTDVEQAYIRIGHIGGLATDPDYADRIVMSSILGEGFGSRLTDAVRTKLGLAYSTGGRYISNFGYPGYFFAMAATKPQSALQATREMLTQIKSMLTDPPTEPEMKKGKDGYLNSFVFNFDSRREVLDRMMTYDFYGLPEDFLQQEKMKVESVTPEAVQAAAKTNIRPDEMIVLVVGNAAQFDEPLENLGLGPVDTIDITIPSGEVKKEVLKNDENLDKGTALLMKAIETAGGLANFKKVQSTSINATITVSSPQGEIALQYETANVYPQQSRSVIYMMGQPFYDIRNGTEGWKTGETGEVVPMTEEDIADNRKEQKRDFIYIFSQADHPYYEAVYDGPDISIDDVYIEYVAISDEDGDQLCRLGIGKDGQLVCKAYYGPTPFGPGLVEETYYEWTEVDGIKVPMKLKRTFNGQDFGSTVVSEFLVNPQLNSDLFARPTP encoded by the coding sequence ATGAAAACAATATACAGCACATTACTGGCGGTCGGTCTTCTGTCCCTTTTTGCCGGATGCCCGATTGGCGCCCAGAACGTGGAAGGTCTGAAATATCCACCCTTGAATCAGCTCACCGTGCCGGAAGTACAGAAAGTGACTTTGGACAATGGCATGCAGTTGTACCTGCTTCAAGACAAGTCTCTGCCGGTTTTCAATGTCAGTGCCCGCATCAACTGCGGAGAGTATCTTGAACCTGCTGACAAAGTGGGACTGGCCAATATTTGCGGCATGGTCATGCGAACCGGCGGCACAGCGAAGTGGACCGGTGATCAAATCGACGAAATGCTGGAAGGCATCGGCGGAAGAGTGGAAACCGGCATCGATGTCACCTCGGCTGGGGCATCGATAAATGTTCTCAGTGAATACACCGACCTCGCCCTCGAAGTCCTCGCTGAGATCTTGCGGCGACCGGTCTTTAACGAGGATAAGATCGATCTGGCCAAAATGCAGCATCGCACCGGGATCGCACGCCGCAACGACGAAATAAGCACGGTAGCCCGACGAGAATTCTTGAAACTCATTTACGGCGCCGATTCCCCTTACGCCAGACACACTGAATATGCCACTATCAACACCATCACGCGCGATGATCTCGTCGCCTTTCATGATCGCTATTTCAAACCGGAAAACGTTCAGCTCGCTGTCTGGGGCGACATAGACGCCGACACAATGATTGAGCAGATAAAAAAGTATTTTGGCGACTGGCAACGCGGCTCGGAGCCTGTTCCTCCCCCGCCCGCAGTGAACTATGAATATCGCAGTAAGGTCTTCTACGCGGAAAAGACGGATGTCGAGCAGGCATATATCAGAATCGGGCATATCGGCGGGCTGGCCACCGACCCCGACTACGCCGACCGGATCGTCATGAGCAGCATCCTGGGCGAAGGCTTCGGAAGCCGCCTGACCGATGCCGTACGCACAAAACTGGGGCTGGCCTATTCGACCGGCGGTCGCTACATATCGAACTTCGGCTATCCCGGATATTTCTTCGCGATGGCCGCCACCAAACCCCAGAGCGCCCTTCAGGCTACACGGGAAATGCTCACTCAGATCAAATCTATGTTAACGGATCCGCCGACCGAACCTGAAATGAAAAAAGGCAAAGACGGATATTTGAATTCGTTCGTTTTCAATTTCGACAGCCGTCGCGAGGTGCTCGACCGGATGATGACCTACGACTTCTACGGCCTGCCTGAAGATTTTCTCCAACAGGAAAAAATGAAAGTCGAAAGTGTTACACCCGAGGCCGTGCAAGCCGCCGCTAAAACCAATATCCGCCCCGATGAAATGATCGTCCTCGTTGTCGGCAACGCCGCCCAGTTCGATGAACCGCTGGAAAACCTCGGCCTTGGCCCGGTCGATACCATCGATATAACCATCCCATCCGGCGAGGTCAAAAAGGAAGTCCTAAAAAACGATGAAAATCTCGACAAGGGAACCGCTCTTCTCATGAAGGCAATTGAAACTGCCGGAGGTCTGGCGAACTTCAAGAAAGTCCAGTCAACCTCAATCAACGCCACCATTACCGTCAGTTCGCCGCAGGGTGAGATCGCCCTGCAATACGAAACCGCCAACGTCTATCCACAGCAGTCTCGGAGCGTCATATACATGATGGGACAGCCGTTCTACGACATACGCAACGGGACCGAGGGCTGGAAAACGGGCGAAACCGGTGAAGTCGTGCCTATGACCGAAGAGGATATTGCGGATAATCGCAAGGAACAAAAACGCGATTTCATCTATATCTTCAGCCAAGCCGACCATCCTTATTATGAGGCGGTTTACGACGGTCCCGACATTTCGATTGATGACGTGTATATCGAATATGTCGCCATCAGCGATGAAGACGGCGACCAGTTGTGTCGTCTGGGGATTGGCAAAGACGGCCAGTTGGTCTGCAAGGCATACTACGGCCCCACTCCCTTTGGACCGGGATTGGTGGAAGAAACATACTACGAGTGGACCGAAGTCGACGGTATAAAAGTTCCGATGAAACTGAAGCGCACGTTCAACGGACAGGATTTCGGCTCTACGGTTGTTTCGGAATTCCTGGTGAATCCTCAGTTGAACTCTGATTTGTTTGCCCGGCCCACACCATAG
- a CDS encoding pitrilysin family protein, giving the protein MSKISSRVLVLTLCVFLFSTPLAVGFDFSELENSVSEFELENGLKIIVMERHDAPVASFVTFVNVGGVNDPKEYTGMAHMFEHMAFKGTTTLGTKDLKKELKAMAVEDSIWYELRSERKKGRFADSTRLAQLTEDFNKAIEDARQYVEPNKFDQIMESQGAVGLNAGTGKDQTIYLMSLPSNKVELWMAMESERFRNPVLREMYRERDVIAEERRQTLENNPIMRTLWGLMATAYQAHPYGITIVGHMSDIQNYTRDAAKDYFDKYYVPSNMIVSIVGDVEPDKIFKLAQKYWGSIPGKPKPESLATVEPEQKGERRIELEDPSQPLFATGWHVPEETHPDWPAVSALADYFGQGRTSLLYKNLVKEKKIAAQAGVMLGWPGTKYPCMMIAYAVPSPEHNPDECEEQVFFEAERLKNEPIPVEEIEKIKARAKAELINGLDNNMGLAIRLAGYQNDYGDWRELFRQLDRINAVTPEDVQRVAQKYLTKQNRTVAVLRTQGS; this is encoded by the coding sequence ATGAGCAAAATCTCTTCAAGAGTCCTTGTCCTCACTTTGTGTGTTTTCCTGTTCTCAACTCCGCTTGCCGTCGGTTTCGACTTCTCCGAACTCGAAAATTCGGTAAGCGAATTTGAACTCGAAAACGGACTCAAGATTATTGTGATGGAGCGCCACGACGCCCCGGTGGCGTCGTTTGTCACCTTCGTCAACGTTGGTGGTGTCAATGATCCGAAAGAGTACACCGGAATGGCGCACATGTTCGAACACATGGCTTTCAAAGGCACCACCACACTGGGTACCAAAGACCTCAAGAAGGAACTCAAGGCCATGGCGGTTGAAGATTCCATTTGGTACGAACTGAGATCGGAACGCAAAAAGGGACGTTTTGCCGACTCAACGCGCCTGGCCCAACTGACCGAGGACTTCAATAAAGCCATTGAAGACGCCCGCCAATATGTTGAACCCAATAAGTTCGACCAGATCATGGAATCGCAGGGCGCGGTAGGTCTGAACGCCGGCACCGGCAAGGACCAGACCATTTATTTGATGAGCCTGCCCTCGAACAAGGTCGAGTTGTGGATGGCGATGGAATCGGAGCGTTTTCGCAATCCAGTGCTTCGCGAGATGTACCGCGAGCGCGACGTCATCGCCGAAGAACGCCGTCAAACTCTCGAAAACAATCCCATTATGAGAACACTCTGGGGCCTGATGGCAACCGCTTATCAGGCTCATCCCTACGGCATTACAATAGTCGGGCATATGTCAGACATTCAGAACTATACCCGCGACGCTGCTAAGGATTATTTCGACAAATATTATGTACCATCGAACATGATTGTATCGATAGTCGGCGATGTAGAGCCTGATAAAATATTTAAGCTGGCGCAGAAGTACTGGGGCAGCATCCCAGGCAAACCCAAACCTGAATCGCTGGCGACCGTTGAACCGGAGCAGAAAGGCGAACGTCGAATTGAGCTGGAAGATCCATCACAGCCTCTATTCGCGACCGGCTGGCACGTTCCGGAAGAGACGCATCCCGATTGGCCGGCCGTGTCGGCCCTTGCTGACTATTTCGGTCAGGGACGCACATCACTCCTTTACAAAAATCTTGTAAAAGAAAAAAAGATAGCCGCTCAGGCGGGCGTGATGCTTGGCTGGCCCGGAACAAAGTACCCATGCATGATGATCGCCTACGCCGTTCCATCACCCGAACACAACCCCGATGAGTGCGAAGAGCAGGTGTTTTTCGAAGCCGAACGGTTAAAAAATGAACCAATACCGGTCGAAGAGATTGAAAAGATCAAAGCCAGAGCAAAGGCCGAATTAATAAATGGCCTCGATAACAACATGGGCCTGGCCATCCGTCTGGCCGGATATCAAAACGACTATGGGGATTGGCGGGAACTCTTCAGACAGCTCGATAGAATCAACGCGGTCACGCCCGAAGACGTGCAGCGGGTGGCGCAAAAGTATCTCACCAAACAAAATCGGACCGTTGCCGTTTTGAGAACCCAGGGAAGTTAA
- the glgP gene encoding alpha-glucan family phosphorylase, with product MRVKQFLVLPKLPERIAPLHEMAQNLWYSWNWDIVKLFIRLNPEMWEECSQNPVEMLSRLPQKTLEKAATDEGFLASMDRVYTKFKAYLQSKKWFDEHYANIDKTAVAYFSLEYGLDTGLPVYSGGLGVLSGDTLKSASDLGLPVVAVGLLYRYGYFRQFLSSDGWQQERYEENDWYHMPVELVKDESGEPLKVTVQYDGTPVRIQIWKVKVGVTPLFLLDTNIPENSSKCREVTSVLYGGDKDMRIRQEIVLGIGGVKALRALGIEPLIYHMNEGHSWFLTLERIRHLMQDKNLSFEEASQYIWSTTIFTTHTPVPAGNERFDPVLIHRYLGKFVTDLGISWKDFISIGRVIAGDEQEPFCMTVAALRYSAFANGVSKLHGRVSREMWHNIWPEVPREEVPITAITNGVHSFSWISHDMKELYESYFGHRYQEKPGELEIWKEAYKIPDAELWRIHNRRRERLIFFARKQLKRQLARRGSSQFQVQRADQTLDPQILTIGFARRFSTYKRGNLIFSDLNRLEKIINNERFPVQMIIAGKAHPLDNPGKEIIKQLVTYASEERFRNRIIFLEDYDINVARYLVQGADVWLNNPRRPQEASGTSGMKAAINGVLNLSVLDGWWVEGYDDSNGFKIGNGEEYENVETQDKLEAELLYSTLEREVVPLFYDRNEIGLPADWIAKMKATIHMAGENFSTHRMAIEYVEKFYVPALGFAKKLRDNDYALTREVTGWMGRMNSSWDKITIKDVETPEVGGTLFVGQRFPIKIDVVLGEIRPEDVSVEVVAGKLNSQEQILDYQPQPTTFSGGENGVYSFTGEVVAMESGRFGITARIIPKNDNLPHTIKPKMISWW from the coding sequence ATGCGCGTTAAACAGTTTCTCGTACTGCCAAAACTTCCCGAACGAATCGCCCCGTTACATGAAATGGCGCAAAACCTCTGGTATTCCTGGAACTGGGATATCGTCAAGCTGTTCATTCGTCTAAACCCGGAAATGTGGGAGGAATGCTCCCAGAATCCGGTCGAAATGCTCTCCCGGCTGCCCCAAAAAACTCTGGAAAAGGCTGCCACCGATGAAGGTTTCCTGGCAAGCATGGACAGAGTGTACACCAAATTCAAAGCATATCTGCAGTCCAAAAAGTGGTTTGACGAGCATTACGCTAATATAGACAAAACCGCGGTAGCTTATTTTTCACTGGAATACGGCCTGGATACAGGCCTGCCGGTTTACTCCGGTGGCCTCGGGGTGCTTTCGGGTGACACGCTCAAGTCAGCCTCGGACCTCGGACTGCCGGTGGTGGCGGTTGGGCTTCTTTACCGCTACGGCTATTTCAGACAGTTTTTGTCCAGTGACGGCTGGCAACAGGAAAGATATGAGGAAAACGACTGGTACCACATGCCGGTGGAACTGGTTAAAGACGAAAGCGGTGAACCGCTCAAGGTAACTGTCCAATATGATGGCACTCCCGTCCGCATTCAGATATGGAAAGTAAAAGTCGGTGTCACTCCGCTCTTTCTGCTTGATACAAACATACCCGAGAACTCGTCCAAGTGCCGCGAGGTAACATCGGTGCTATACGGCGGTGACAAAGACATGCGCATCCGTCAGGAAATCGTCCTCGGCATAGGCGGCGTCAAAGCCCTCAGAGCCCTCGGTATCGAACCTCTGATCTATCACATGAACGAAGGTCATTCGTGGTTTTTGACTCTTGAGCGCATCAGACACCTGATGCAAGATAAAAACCTCTCATTCGAAGAAGCGTCGCAATATATCTGGTCCACCACGATTTTCACCACTCACACCCCGGTACCCGCCGGTAATGAACGTTTCGATCCGGTTCTGATTCACCGGTATCTCGGCAAATTCGTGACAGATCTGGGTATCAGCTGGAAAGACTTCATTTCCATCGGCCGGGTCATCGCGGGAGACGAACAGGAACCATTCTGTATGACGGTGGCCGCCCTGCGGTATTCCGCTTTTGCCAACGGGGTTTCAAAACTCCATGGCCGGGTATCCAGAGAAATGTGGCACAATATCTGGCCGGAAGTACCACGGGAAGAAGTCCCGATCACGGCAATCACCAACGGGGTTCATTCGTTCTCTTGGATATCGCACGACATGAAAGAACTGTACGAGTCCTATTTCGGTCACCGTTATCAGGAAAAACCGGGCGAACTCGAGATATGGAAAGAAGCATATAAAATACCCGACGCTGAACTATGGCGAATCCACAACCGTCGTCGCGAGCGCCTGATATTCTTCGCGCGCAAGCAACTCAAACGGCAACTGGCCCGACGAGGATCATCGCAGTTCCAGGTTCAAAGGGCCGACCAGACTCTCGACCCTCAAATTTTGACGATTGGATTTGCCCGACGCTTTTCAACATACAAGCGCGGCAATCTTATATTCTCGGACCTCAATCGCCTCGAGAAGATAATCAACAACGAGAGATTCCCGGTGCAGATGATTATCGCCGGGAAGGCGCATCCGCTCGACAATCCGGGTAAGGAAATTATAAAACAACTGGTAACATATGCATCCGAGGAACGCTTCCGCAATCGCATCATCTTTCTTGAAGATTATGACATCAACGTCGCTCGTTATCTGGTCCAGGGAGCGGATGTCTGGCTGAATAACCCCCGTCGTCCTCAGGAGGCCTCGGGAACATCGGGTATGAAAGCCGCCATCAACGGTGTTCTGAATCTGTCTGTTCTGGATGGGTGGTGGGTCGAAGGCTACGATGATTCGAACGGCTTCAAGATCGGTAACGGCGAGGAATACGAGAACGTGGAGACTCAGGATAAACTGGAGGCCGAACTACTGTATTCCACACTCGAACGAGAGGTCGTTCCGCTTTTTTATGATCGCAACGAGATCGGTTTGCCGGCCGACTGGATCGCCAAAATGAAAGCGACCATCCACATGGCTGGAGAGAATTTCTCCACTCACCGGATGGCTATTGAATATGTTGAGAAGTTTTACGTCCCGGCTCTCGGTTTCGCCAAAAAGCTGCGTGACAATGACTACGCCTTAACCCGCGAGGTAACCGGGTGGATGGGCAGAATGAACTCCAGCTGGGACAAAATTACTATAAAGGACGTTGAGACGCCCGAGGTCGGTGGCACTCTCTTCGTCGGTCAGCGATTCCCGATCAAGATCGATGTCGTGCTGGGAGAGATCAGGCCAGAAGATGTCTCTGTCGAGGTGGTGGCCGGAAAACTCAATTCACAGGAACAAATTCTGGATTACCAACCGCAGCCGACCACTTTCAGCGGCGGTGAAAATGGAGTCTATTCGTTTACGGGCGAGGTCGTAGCTATGGAATCCGGACGATTCGGCATCACCGCCCGCATCATACCGAAAAACGACAATCTCCCCCACACTATCAAGCCCAAGATGATCAGCTGGTGGTAG
- a CDS encoding 6-phosphofructokinase, translating to MKKPKKRIGVLTGGGDCPGLNAVIRAIVKAADNELGLEVIGFKDGYEGLIENRFMEIDSRNVSGILARGGTILGTSNRADPFKYPVLQGDDYVYLDRSSQAVRNYEALGLDALIAIGGDGTMAASAGMAKKGLPVVGVPKTIDNDLAGTDVTFGFDSAVVTATEAIDKIHTTAQSHHRVMIVEVMGRYAGWLALYSGIAGGGDIILMPEFPYDIEGICDAVRNRNAQGKTFSIVVVGEGAKPIGGEMVVSRTIKTSPDAIRLGGISHQVASQIEGLTNIECRVTILGHLLRGGSPSAYDRILATRFGIEAVKMVDRGEFGKLVVLKNGQMNCVPLEDVAGKLRLVTVDDPMVKTALSLGLCLGGPSDVPFKEFYSEILRK from the coding sequence ATGAAAAAGCCAAAAAAGAGAATCGGGGTGCTTACGGGTGGTGGAGACTGCCCGGGGCTGAACGCTGTCATACGAGCGATTGTCAAGGCAGCAGATAATGAACTTGGACTTGAAGTTATAGGGTTTAAGGACGGTTACGAAGGGCTAATTGAAAACCGCTTCATGGAGATTGACTCCAGGAATGTCTCGGGCATTCTGGCCCGGGGCGGTACAATCCTTGGTACATCCAACCGGGCTGACCCCTTCAAATATCCGGTGCTTCAGGGCGATGATTACGTGTATTTGGATCGTTCCAGCCAGGCCGTTCGCAACTACGAGGCGCTGGGTCTTGATGCGCTGATTGCCATCGGCGGCGACGGTACTATGGCGGCATCGGCCGGCATGGCCAAAAAAGGCTTGCCGGTTGTGGGCGTTCCCAAAACGATCGATAACGATTTGGCCGGGACCGACGTTACTTTTGGGTTTGACTCAGCCGTGGTGACCGCGACCGAGGCTATCGATAAGATACACACCACCGCCCAATCGCATCATCGGGTGATGATTGTCGAGGTGATGGGTCGATACGCCGGATGGCTCGCCCTGTATTCCGGGATAGCCGGTGGCGGCGATATTATCCTTATGCCGGAATTCCCGTACGATATAGAGGGTATCTGCGATGCCGTACGCAATCGCAACGCCCAGGGTAAGACGTTCTCAATAGTTGTGGTAGGCGAGGGGGCCAAGCCTATCGGTGGCGAGATGGTCGTCAGCCGGACAATCAAAACCTCCCCCGACGCTATCCGCCTCGGTGGTATTTCTCACCAGGTAGCTTCCCAGATTGAGGGGTTGACCAACATCGAATGCCGCGTGACAATTCTCGGACATCTTTTGCGAGGCGGTTCGCCCAGTGCCTATGATCGCATCCTGGCCACCCGTTTTGGAATCGAGGCGGTCAAAATGGTCGACAGAGGCGAGTTTGGAAAACTGGTTGTGCTGAAAAACGGTCAAATGAACTGTGTGCCATTGGAAGATGTTGCCGGTAAACTCCGTCTGGTGACGGTAGATGACCCCATGGTCAAGACCGCACTATCGCTCGGTCTATGTCTCGGCGGTCCCTCGGATGTTCCGTTCAAGGAGTTTTATTCTGAGATACTTAGGAAATGA